A DNA window from Castanea sativa cultivar Marrone di Chiusa Pesio chromosome 7, ASM4071231v1 contains the following coding sequences:
- the LOC142642268 gene encoding pentatricopeptide repeat-containing protein At4g33990, which yields MFRLLPTCIGRHISKSLPSHQAHCSLFSAAISSRQFTSDGFDNGNKDIDFNILFSSCTKVHLAKRLHAFLLVSGKGQNIFLSARLVNLYAYLGDVSFAQRTFDQIPRKDVYTWNSMVSAYVRSGRFRDAINCFYLFLLTSGVRPDSYSFPSVLKACGNLVDGKKMHCWVLKLGFEWDVFVAASLVHMYSRFGFLSVARKLFNNMPVRDMGSWNAMISGFCQNGNAAEALEVLDEMRLEGVKMDPVTVSSLLAVCSQSDDSLSGMLIHLYVIKHGLECDLFVSNALINMYAKFGSLGHAQRVFDQMEVRDVVSWNSIIAAYEQNDNPITALGLFNKMQLIGIQPDLLTAVSLASIVAQLSDRQSSRSVHGFIVRRGWLMEDVVIGNAIVDMYAKLGAIDSARTVFEGLTVKDAISWNSLITGYAQNGLASEAIEVYRMMEEHKEIIPNQGTWVSILPAYSHVGALQQGMRIHGRVIKNCLYLDVFVGTCLVDMYGKCGRLDDALSLFYHIPRMSSVPWNAVISCLGIHGHGEKALKLFNEMLVEGVKPDHVTFVSLLSACSHSGLVDEGQWCFQMMQEEYGIKPSLKHYGCMVDLLGRAGHLEMAYNVIKNMPIQPDASVWGALLGACRIHGNYELSTFASDRLFEVEPENVGYYVLLSNIYANVGKWEDLDKVRSLARNRGLRKTPGWSSIEVNNKVDVFYTGNQTHPKCEEIYNELKVLTTKMKSLGYIPDLSFVLQDVEDDEKEHILTSHSERLAIAFGIISTPPKSTIRIFKNLRVCGDCHNATKFISRITEREIIVRDSNRFHHFKDGICSCGDYW from the exons ATGTTCAG ATTGCTGCCGACCTGCATAGGTAGGCATATTTCCAAATCTTTGCCATCACATCAAGCCCATTGCTCATTGTTTTCAGCTGCTATTTCTTCTCGGCAATTCACATCAGATGGCTTTGACAATGGGAACAAAGACattgattttaatattttattctcatCTTGCACAAAGGTGCACCTTGCCAAGCGCCTTCATGCCTTTCTTCTGGTCTCAGGGAAAGGTCAAAACATCTTTCTTTCAGCCAGGCTTGTCAATCTTTATGCCTATCTTGGTGATGTCTCATTTGCTCAACGCACATTTGATCAGATTCCGAGAAAGGATGTTTATACCTGGAATTCAATGGTATCCGCTTATGTTCGCAGTGGCCGTTTCCGTGATGCTATAAATTGTTTCTATCTGTTCTTGTTGACCTCTGGTGTTAGACCTGATTCATACTCTTTTCCGTCTGTGTTAAAAGCCTGTGGAAATCTGGTTGATGGGAAGAAGATGCATTGCTGGGTTCTAAAGCTGGGTTTTGAGTGGGATGTCTTTGTGGCTGCTTCTTTGGTCCATATGTATTCCCGGTTTGGCTTCTTAAGTGTTGCACGTAAATTGTTCAATAATATGCCAGTCCGAGATATGGGTTCTTGGAATGCAATGATTTCTGGGTTTTGTCAGAATGGAAATGCTGCAGAGGCATTGGAGGTCTTAGATGAGATGAGACTGGAGGGGGTAAAAATGGATCCTGTAACTGTCTCAAGTCTACTTGCTGTTTGCTCACAATCAGATGATAGCTTAAGTGGGATGCTCATTCATTTGTATGTCATAAAGCATGGACTGGaatgtgatttgtttgtgtccAATGCCTTGATTAACATGTACGCCAAATTTGGTAGTTTGGGGCATGCACAAAGAGTTTTTGATCAGATGGAAGTAAGAGATGTGGTTTCATGGAATTCAATAATTGCCGCATATGAGCAGAATGATAATCCAATTACTGCCCTTGGACTCTTTAACAAGATGCAACTAATAGGAATTCAGCCTGATTTGTTGACGGCAGTGAGTTTGGCTTCTATTGTTGCTCAATTAAGTGATCGTCAAAGCAGTAGGTCTGTTCATGGATTCATTGTGAGGAGAGGTTGGCTTATGGAAGATGTTGTCATTGGAAATGCAATTGTGGACATGTATGCAAAATTGGGTGCAATAGATTCTGCTCGTACGGTTTTTGAAGGACTTACTGTCAAAGATGCGATTTCGTGGAATTCTTTAATCACAGGTTATGCTCAAAATGGTCTTGCAAGTGAGGCGATTGAAGTGTACCGTATGATGGAAGAGCACAAAGAGATAATTCCTAACCAAGGGACATGGGTAAGCATTCTACCAGCATATTCCCATGTAGGAGCCTTGCAACAAGGGATGAGAATCCATGGACGGGTAATTAAGAACTGTCTCTACTTGGATGTTTTTGTAGGTACCTGCCTTGTTGACATGTATGGAAAATGTGGCAGATTAGATGATGCCTTGTCCTTATTCTACCACATACCAAGGATGAGTTCAGTTCCTTGGAATGCCGTAATTTCTTGTCTTGGTATTCATGGGCACGGTGAAAAAGCTCTGAAGCTTTTTAATGAAATGCTGGTGGAGGGGGTGAAGCCAGATCATGTAACCTTTGTATCTTTATTGTCAGCTTGTAGCCATTCAGGTTTGGTTGATGAGGGTCAATGGTGCTTTCAAATGATGCAAGAAGAATATGGGATCAAGCCTAGTTTGAAGCACTATGGCTGCATGGTAGATTTGCTCGGTCGAGCTGGACATTTAGAAATGGCATATAATGTCATAAAAAATATGCCTATACAGCCCGATGCTTCTGTCTGGGGTGCTCTTCTTGGTGCTTGTAGAATTCATGGAAATTATGAGTTGAGTACATTTGCTTCAGATCGCTTGTTTGAGGTTGAACCCGAGAATGTTGGCTACTATGTCTTGTTGTCAAATATTTATGCCAATGTTGGTAAATGGGAGGATTTGGATAAAGTGAGATCATTGGCTAGAAATAGGGGATTAAGGAAAACCCCTGGCTGGAGCTCAATTGAAGTGAACAATAAGGTCGATGTCTTTTATACTGGAAACCAAACCCATCCAAAATGTGAGGAAATATACAATGAATTGAAGGTTCTGACCACAAAAATGAAGAGCCTTGGTTACATTCCAGACTTAAGCTTTGTGTTGCAGGATGTTGAAGATGATGAAAAGGAGCATATACTCACAAGTCATAGTGAGAGATTGGCAATTGCTTTCGGAATAATTAGCACCCCTCCTAAAAGCACCATTCGTATTTTCAAGAACTTGCGGGTTTGTGGTGATTGCCACAATGCCACTAAATTTATATCCAGGATAACTGAGAGAGAGATTATTGTGAGGGATTCGAACCGTTTTCATCATTTTAAGGATGGAATTTGCTCTTGTGGTGATTATTGGTGA